The following are from one region of the Knoellia sp. p5-6-4 genome:
- a CDS encoding NmrA family NAD(P)-binding protein, which yields MSTGSDELVTPGSPARRVLVMGASGKTGRAVTGALAARDFCVRAAVRSPASAQTVYAAGAGELAVLDLASGAGVEEALDGVWGVYHLAPNVHPREVEMARLVADTSARQGVQRLVFHSVLHPDDTSMPHHLRKARAEEVVRASGVPWTVLRPAAYHQNLLPAALSGSIGVPYSLDSPFSNVDLDDVAAVAATVLSEAGHEQQTYDLAGPEVLSVREMAAQASEVLGRPVTAAQTPRGDWLAGPGTGLPEDARRDLLAMFSAYDREGLVGGTAWLWALLGHRPTTWAEAVAGNPV from the coding sequence ATGTCGACTGGCTCTGACGAGCTGGTGACCCCCGGGAGCCCCGCACGGCGGGTGCTCGTCATGGGCGCGTCCGGCAAGACCGGACGCGCCGTGACGGGCGCCCTGGCCGCGCGGGACTTCTGCGTGCGCGCCGCCGTCCGCTCGCCCGCCTCGGCCCAGACCGTGTATGCCGCCGGTGCCGGTGAGCTCGCGGTGCTCGACCTCGCGAGCGGGGCCGGGGTCGAGGAGGCCCTCGACGGCGTGTGGGGCGTCTACCACCTGGCGCCGAACGTGCACCCCCGCGAGGTCGAGATGGCGCGGCTGGTCGCCGACACGTCCGCCCGGCAGGGCGTGCAGCGGCTGGTGTTCCACTCCGTGCTCCACCCTGACGACACGTCGATGCCGCACCACCTGCGCAAGGCCAGGGCGGAGGAGGTGGTTCGAGCATCGGGGGTGCCGTGGACGGTGCTGCGCCCCGCGGCATACCACCAGAACCTGCTGCCGGCGGCGCTGAGCGGCTCGATCGGCGTCCCCTACTCCCTCGACTCCCCCTTCTCGAACGTCGACCTCGACGACGTCGCGGCCGTCGCGGCGACGGTGCTGTCCGAGGCGGGGCACGAGCAGCAGACCTACGACCTCGCCGGGCCCGAGGTGCTGAGCGTGCGCGAGATGGCCGCGCAGGCGAGCGAGGTGCTGGGGCGACCGGTCACGGCTGCGCAGACCCCACGCGGCGACTGGCTCGCCGGTCCCGGGACGGGGCTGCCCGAGGACGCGAGGCGAGACCTCCTGGCCATGTTCTCGGCCTACGACCGCGAGGGTCTGGTGGGCGGCACCGCCTGGCTGTGGGCCCTGCTCGGCCACCGGCCTACCACGTGGGCAGAGGCCGTGGCTGGCAATCCGGTCTGA
- a CDS encoding DegT/DnrJ/EryC1/StrS family aminotransferase produces MPEPLAFDHPIPVGRPNVGDRDRFLAMVGDALDRRWLSNDGPFVRELEQRIATRAGVAHCVAMCNGTVALEVAIRALGLAGEVIVPSYTFVATAHVLQWLGITPVFADIDPHTHQLDPASVESMITPRTTGILAVHLWGRAAPVAALQQIADRHGLSLFFDAAHAFDCMFDGRWVGSFGRAEVLSFHATKFFNTIEGGAVLTNDDDLAHRMRLMRNFGFAGEDTVVDVGTNGKMNEICAAMGLTNLEVIEDITAVNRRNAEAYTAVVNAIPGLRLLPFDPAARNNFQYIVLEVESGSPEERDRIVQHLRNNNVLARKYFWPSVHRMQPYRDLHPHAGLLLPHTEQVADRVVVLPSGTAVAPEDIEIIGKLLRVASGHHG; encoded by the coding sequence ATGCCCGAGCCGCTCGCCTTCGACCATCCCATTCCCGTCGGTCGACCGAACGTCGGCGACCGTGACCGGTTCCTCGCCATGGTGGGTGACGCCCTGGACCGGCGGTGGCTTTCCAACGACGGCCCGTTCGTGCGTGAGCTGGAACAGCGCATCGCCACGCGGGCCGGTGTCGCCCACTGCGTTGCCATGTGCAACGGCACGGTGGCCTTGGAGGTCGCGATCCGTGCCCTGGGGCTCGCGGGTGAGGTCATCGTCCCCTCGTACACCTTCGTCGCCACCGCACACGTCCTGCAGTGGCTGGGGATCACGCCGGTGTTCGCCGACATCGACCCGCACACGCACCAACTCGACCCCGCTTCGGTCGAGTCCATGATCACCCCGCGCACCACTGGCATCCTCGCCGTTCACCTCTGGGGTCGCGCAGCTCCCGTTGCCGCGCTCCAGCAGATCGCGGACAGGCATGGCCTTTCCCTCTTCTTCGACGCGGCGCACGCCTTCGACTGCATGTTCGACGGAAGATGGGTCGGCAGTTTCGGGCGTGCAGAAGTACTGAGCTTCCACGCCACGAAGTTCTTCAACACGATCGAGGGTGGCGCCGTCCTCACCAACGACGACGACTTGGCCCACCGGATGCGACTCATGCGCAACTTCGGATTCGCCGGTGAGGACACCGTCGTCGACGTTGGCACCAACGGCAAGATGAATGAGATCTGCGCCGCCATGGGGCTGACGAACCTCGAAGTGATCGAGGACATCACTGCGGTGAACCGACGCAACGCCGAGGCCTACACCGCGGTCGTCAACGCCATCCCCGGCCTGCGGCTGCTGCCCTTCGACCCAGCAGCCCGCAACAATTTCCAGTACATTGTGCTCGAGGTTGAGTCCGGCTCCCCAGAGGAACGTGACCGGATTGTGCAGCACCTGCGGAACAACAATGTCCTCGCCCGGAAGTACTTCTGGCCAAGTGTCCACCGGATGCAGCCCTATCGGGATCTCCACCCTCACGCCGGCCTCCTGCTGCCCCACACCGAGCAGGTCGCGGACAGGGTCGTGGTGCTGCCCTCCGGCACTGCGGTGGCGCCTGAGGACATCGAGATCATCGGGAAGCTCCTCCGCGTGGCCTCGGGGCATCACGGGTGA
- a CDS encoding acetyltransferase — protein MTHRDKAPRVLHVFGAGGQGREAAWFARARWGEDLEVRFVVDDPRFVPADRADVGLVRDIRPTAGHRWVAAVGDVAARRRATEALGATGMPATRVVHPGVDLSGVEHLGADVIVGAGAVLSVGVSVHDHVHVNVGATVSHDVVLGEYATLSPGVHVAGWVDIRPGAVLGIGATVVNGSPGRRLVIGEGAVVAAGACVLGDVEPGTMYAGVPARRKR, from the coding sequence GTGACCCACCGGGACAAGGCCCCCCGGGTTCTCCACGTCTTCGGCGCCGGCGGCCAAGGGCGCGAGGCCGCCTGGTTCGCCCGGGCACGCTGGGGAGAAGACCTCGAGGTGCGCTTCGTCGTGGACGACCCGCGCTTCGTCCCCGCTGACAGGGCCGATGTCGGTCTGGTCCGGGACATCCGTCCCACCGCGGGTCACCGATGGGTGGCAGCAGTGGGTGACGTTGCGGCGCGACGCCGAGCCACCGAGGCCCTCGGGGCAACCGGAATGCCGGCCACCCGTGTAGTGCACCCTGGCGTCGACCTTAGCGGGGTGGAGCACCTCGGCGCGGATGTCATCGTCGGTGCCGGCGCCGTTCTATCGGTGGGTGTCAGCGTGCACGACCACGTCCACGTCAACGTCGGCGCAACCGTGAGCCACGACGTCGTGCTCGGCGAGTATGCGACCCTTTCCCCGGGCGTCCATGTCGCGGGGTGGGTCGACATCCGGCCAGGTGCGGTGCTCGGCATCGGTGCCACGGTTGTCAACGGCTCACCGGGCCGAAGGCTGGTGATCGGGGAGGGCGCCGTGGTGGCTGCCGGGGCTTGCGTCCTCGGGGACGTCGAGCCGGGGACCATGTACGCCGGGGTTCCCGCCCGGCGCAAGCGGTGA
- a CDS encoding TDP-N-acetylfucosamine:lipid II N-acetylfucosaminyltransferase, whose product MHILHVGSSSAFVDFLVRYFERAAPGQNRLVRYPAAPQATSPLGTAFAAVGYARQLVAIVRAARRADLVVAHMMTLPSALAVLGAPARAYRVWSGWGADYYGSGAGDTEGLLGSQTEKLVADLGLDRAPQGGLLVRHLTERVVDRAISKVDTFSAPIPDDFDIMRQRHPGFHGAYHQLNYADIASFKGPSVIPAGGDILLGNSAWSANNHLEALEHLSGLDLGDRKILTPLAYGDRTYRDIVVERGRALFGDAFVPLLEPLPFDRYLDRVSRCGVVVMNHFRQQGLGNIGIGLYSGAHIYLSRRNPLHAFLSRAGLDIHEFETATTLPRAPVVGAALERRRELMRAIWGEDVVLGNVQRLLNAARSSGRDD is encoded by the coding sequence ATGCACATCCTCCACGTCGGCTCCAGTTCCGCCTTCGTCGACTTCCTGGTGCGCTACTTCGAGCGCGCAGCCCCTGGGCAGAACCGCCTTGTGCGGTACCCCGCAGCGCCCCAGGCCACGAGTCCCCTCGGCACAGCTTTCGCCGCGGTCGGTTATGCCCGGCAGTTGGTCGCCATCGTGCGCGCAGCGCGCCGGGCCGACCTCGTCGTCGCCCACATGATGACGCTGCCTTCTGCGTTGGCAGTCCTTGGCGCACCGGCTAGGGCCTATCGGGTCTGGAGCGGCTGGGGGGCGGATTATTACGGGTCAGGCGCCGGAGACACCGAGGGCCTTCTGGGCTCGCAGACAGAAAAACTCGTGGCTGACCTCGGGCTCGACCGGGCACCGCAGGGCGGCCTTCTGGTGCGCCACCTCACCGAACGAGTCGTCGACCGGGCCATCAGCAAGGTGGATACGTTCTCGGCACCTATCCCCGACGATTTCGACATCATGCGCCAACGGCATCCCGGCTTCCACGGCGCCTACCACCAGCTGAACTATGCCGACATCGCATCCTTCAAAGGCCCCTCGGTCATCCCGGCGGGCGGGGACATCCTCCTCGGCAACTCCGCCTGGAGCGCCAACAACCACCTTGAGGCGCTCGAGCACCTGAGCGGGCTGGATCTGGGCGACCGCAAGATCTTGACACCGCTGGCCTATGGCGACCGCACCTACCGCGACATCGTCGTGGAGCGCGGCCGCGCACTGTTTGGCGACGCATTCGTGCCCTTGCTCGAGCCGCTGCCATTCGATCGGTACCTCGACCGGGTCAGTCGCTGCGGGGTGGTGGTGATGAACCACTTCCGGCAGCAGGGACTCGGGAACATTGGGATCGGCCTGTACTCGGGAGCTCACATCTACCTCTCACGCCGAAACCCGCTCCACGCCTTCCTCAGCCGGGCAGGTCTCGACATCCATGAGTTCGAGACCGCAACGACGCTCCCTCGGGCGCCGGTCGTGGGAGCAGCTCTCGAGCGCCGGCGCGAGCTGATGAGGGCGATCTGGGGCGAGGACGTCGTGCTGGGGAATGTGCAGCGCCTTCTCAACGCCGCCCGATCTAGCGGCCGGGACGACTAG
- a CDS encoding lipopolysaccharide biosynthesis protein, whose product MTTLLRPVRLDQPTVGTMAERGAWGLLGTASQGGLRFAANLLVGRMGGPVALGIFQSAISVALLLSLCWPTSIGSAAAKFLARSRGGGDAQQTQAVAAHLGRRSVQVTALMVVVCGVLWSIHDPRATVLDVVSIALLLAGYCGYAFTRGVQYGVGQVRRGTQWDVIASVLGLVGMLVLLLLGIRSLALLLPLAASYGVYTVACWPHGARSTLGKELRREIDGFITLAAVGSIVSAGFLQLAMIVAKAVASPHDAGLFAAAMTLATPASLLAGSLSLVLFPTMAESWGRGDRVQFHTQTDLATRGLFSVMVAIFGPLALCSRLIVDVLWGDRYADSAVVLPILMGAVCLTTLGVSSVNAIMTAGRRGMRITTGGGIAGMTLGCLVWLFAGPAWGIVGIAVGYLAGTATIFAISFAVCWRQGGHHWVILTLRTVSAMLVVAGLCVWSAKVGWGSLAQVCTSAAFLVVWGLASLPDLRRALPRRCVKPRAEHGGDGGDGGDGGFR is encoded by the coding sequence GTGACCACACTGCTGCGCCCTGTCCGCCTGGACCAGCCGACGGTGGGAACCATGGCCGAGCGTGGCGCCTGGGGCCTGCTAGGCACGGCTTCGCAGGGTGGACTGAGGTTCGCGGCTAACTTGCTCGTCGGGCGCATGGGCGGACCAGTGGCACTCGGCATCTTCCAGAGTGCAATCTCTGTCGCGTTGCTGCTCTCGCTGTGCTGGCCGACGTCCATCGGGTCCGCCGCGGCGAAGTTCCTCGCGCGCTCGCGAGGCGGGGGGGACGCACAACAGACCCAGGCGGTTGCGGCACACTTGGGCCGTCGCAGTGTCCAGGTGACGGCGCTGATGGTCGTGGTGTGCGGCGTGTTGTGGAGCATCCATGACCCCCGGGCCACCGTGCTTGATGTCGTGAGCATCGCGCTTCTGCTGGCCGGGTATTGCGGATACGCCTTCACCCGAGGAGTGCAATACGGCGTGGGCCAGGTGCGCCGGGGGACCCAGTGGGACGTCATCGCCTCCGTCCTTGGTCTGGTAGGCATGTTGGTGCTGTTGCTGCTGGGGATACGCAGCCTGGCGCTCTTACTGCCTCTGGCAGCCAGCTACGGCGTCTACACCGTTGCGTGCTGGCCGCACGGAGCGAGAAGCACCTTGGGGAAGGAACTGCGACGCGAGATCGACGGGTTCATCACGCTCGCCGCAGTCGGGTCGATCGTCAGTGCAGGATTCCTGCAACTCGCGATGATCGTTGCCAAGGCGGTCGCATCGCCGCACGACGCCGGATTGTTCGCGGCAGCTATGACGCTGGCAACGCCCGCCTCGCTCTTGGCAGGGTCCCTCAGCTTGGTTCTGTTCCCCACCATGGCAGAGTCTTGGGGGCGGGGAGACAGGGTCCAGTTCCACACCCAGACCGACCTCGCCACGCGGGGTCTGTTCAGCGTAATGGTGGCGATCTTCGGCCCTCTGGCCCTGTGCAGCCGGCTCATCGTCGATGTGTTGTGGGGTGATCGCTACGCAGACTCTGCCGTCGTGCTGCCCATTCTCATGGGCGCCGTGTGCCTGACGACGCTTGGCGTCTCCAGCGTCAACGCGATCATGACCGCTGGGCGTCGTGGCATGCGAATCACGACGGGCGGCGGCATTGCCGGGATGACTCTGGGCTGCCTGGTCTGGTTGTTCGCGGGGCCGGCGTGGGGCATCGTGGGCATCGCGGTCGGCTACCTTGCCGGCACAGCGACGATCTTCGCCATTTCCTTCGCGGTCTGCTGGCGGCAAGGTGGACACCACTGGGTGATACTCACTCTCAGGACGGTGTCCGCCATGCTGGTCGTTGCGGGCCTGTGTGTGTGGTCAGCCAAAGTCGGATGGGGCTCCCTAGCCCAAGTCTGTACCAGTGCTGCCTTCCTCGTGGTCTGGGGTTTGGCGAGCCTGCCCGATCTGCGTCGTGCGCTGCCTCGCCGATGCGTCAAGCCCCGGGCTGAGCATGGTGGCGATGGTGGCGATGGTGGCGATGGTGGCTTTCGCTAG
- a CDS encoding BMP family protein, with the protein MARSSLIRLAAPTVALALALSACGGGSSGSGGEGGEKELKVAALFSGSATDADYNSLGLLALEAAEKNLKAETAHSESVPVPDAERVMKEYLADGYNVIWSHGSQYFEATQKLAKQNPNVTFIGEFDDKPKESVPNLWVLDRNFHVAFYPIGILAGATTKSGKIGYVGGLSLPFSYSEVHAINQALKDSGSSAKVTPVWTGDFNEPAKAQQITTQLIGQGNDVIVGSLNLGMVGAFQATKGKAADVRVTAKYTDKSQFDPEHYATSTIYDFTKPLNDMLTKIQGGTTSGYFPLGFDAGVSIQPPKNVSPEVVTKVEKAVEDIKSGAITVEKNLTPIK; encoded by the coding sequence ATGGCTCGTTCGTCCCTCATCCGCCTGGCCGCCCCGACGGTGGCCCTCGCGCTCGCGCTCTCCGCCTGTGGCGGCGGCTCCTCCGGCTCCGGCGGCGAGGGAGGCGAGAAGGAGCTCAAGGTCGCCGCGCTCTTCTCCGGCTCGGCCACCGACGCCGACTACAACTCGCTCGGCCTCCTCGCCCTCGAGGCGGCAGAGAAGAACCTCAAGGCCGAGACCGCCCACTCCGAGAGCGTGCCCGTGCCCGACGCCGAGCGCGTCATGAAGGAGTACCTCGCCGACGGCTACAACGTCATCTGGAGCCACGGCAGCCAGTACTTCGAGGCGACCCAGAAGCTGGCCAAGCAGAACCCCAACGTGACCTTCATCGGCGAGTTCGACGACAAGCCGAAGGAGTCGGTGCCCAACCTGTGGGTGCTCGACCGCAACTTCCACGTCGCCTTCTACCCGATCGGCATCCTCGCGGGCGCGACCACGAAGTCGGGCAAGATCGGCTACGTCGGCGGCCTGAGCCTGCCGTTCTCCTACTCCGAGGTCCACGCGATCAACCAGGCGCTGAAGGACAGCGGCTCCTCGGCGAAGGTCACTCCGGTCTGGACCGGTGACTTCAACGAGCCGGCCAAGGCGCAGCAGATCACCACCCAGCTCATCGGCCAGGGCAACGACGTCATCGTCGGCTCGCTGAACCTCGGCATGGTCGGCGCCTTCCAGGCCACCAAGGGCAAGGCTGCCGACGTGCGGGTGACCGCAAAGTACACCGACAAGTCGCAGTTCGACCCCGAGCACTACGCGACCTCGACGATCTACGACTTCACCAAGCCGCTGAACGACATGCTGACCAAGATCCAGGGCGGCACCACCTCCGGCTACTTCCCGCTCGGCTTCGACGCCGGTGTCTCGATCCAGCCGCCGAAGAACGTCTCCCCCGAGGTCGTGACCAAGGTCGAGAAGGCGGTCGAGGACATCAAGTCCGGCGCCATCACGGTCGAGAAGAACCTCACCCCGATCAAGTGA
- a CDS encoding ABC transporter ATP-binding protein: MTGRPDMTSVDESRLGVAQGSSAPLLAMEGIRKTFGPVVALDGVDLTVGRSEVHGLLGGNGAGKTTLMNVLYGLYRPDSGSVVLDGSTVDIRDPRDAISHGVGMVHQNFLQVDTYTVTENIVLGTSLPSWPTVDLKAPATRIAELSERFGLTVDPHAEVARLSVGLRQRVEILKALYRGAKVLVLDEPTTNLTPQEVDSLFGSLRAIVDEGMSVVFITHKIRETMAVCDALTVMRDGKRVGTVRRADTSAADLATLMVGDDAAVGRVTEVVTAGMGAPSDAVPADAPVPVPIADTRDLTGALVRVTVRDLVVHNDHGVAATHDVGFEIRRGEIVGIAGVAGNGQVELAEGVAGVRALHSGAVEVDGEPLAGRPTAVWLESGVAYVPEDRHRDGILPSASIMENLVLGAQRSVRFRKGPLVDWKAARRHAEEAIKTYSIKASGPTAPAAALSGGNMQRVILARAFSHRPGFLILHNPTRGLDIPSTQFVYDRVREAAQEHSAVLLMSEDLDELTHLCDRILVLYSGRIVGERQRGHYDQYELGHLMAGLEDKA; the protein is encoded by the coding sequence GTGACGGGCCGACCCGACATGACCTCGGTGGACGAGTCGCGCCTCGGCGTGGCCCAGGGCTCCTCCGCTCCCCTCCTGGCGATGGAGGGGATCCGGAAGACCTTCGGGCCCGTCGTGGCCCTGGACGGGGTGGACCTCACCGTCGGCCGCAGCGAGGTGCACGGCCTCCTCGGCGGCAACGGCGCGGGCAAGACCACCCTCATGAACGTGCTCTACGGCCTGTACCGGCCGGACTCCGGCAGCGTCGTGCTCGACGGGTCCACCGTCGACATCCGCGACCCGCGGGACGCCATCTCGCACGGCGTCGGCATGGTCCACCAGAACTTCCTCCAGGTGGACACCTACACCGTGACCGAGAACATCGTCCTCGGCACGTCGCTGCCCTCGTGGCCGACCGTCGACCTCAAGGCACCGGCGACGCGGATCGCCGAGCTCTCGGAGCGCTTCGGCCTCACCGTCGACCCCCATGCCGAGGTGGCTCGCCTCTCGGTGGGCCTGCGGCAGCGCGTCGAGATCCTCAAGGCGCTGTACCGCGGGGCGAAGGTGCTCGTGCTCGATGAGCCCACGACGAACCTCACGCCGCAGGAGGTCGACTCGCTCTTCGGCTCCCTGCGGGCGATCGTCGACGAGGGCATGAGCGTCGTGTTCATCACCCACAAGATCCGCGAGACCATGGCGGTCTGCGACGCCCTCACGGTGATGCGCGACGGCAAACGCGTCGGCACGGTGCGCCGGGCCGACACCTCTGCCGCAGACCTCGCCACCCTCATGGTCGGCGACGACGCAGCGGTGGGTCGGGTGACAGAGGTCGTCACCGCCGGGATGGGCGCACCGAGCGACGCCGTGCCGGCCGACGCCCCCGTCCCCGTGCCGATCGCCGACACGCGCGACCTGACCGGCGCCCTCGTGCGGGTGACGGTGCGCGACCTCGTGGTGCACAACGACCACGGGGTGGCAGCGACGCACGACGTGGGCTTCGAGATCCGCCGCGGCGAGATCGTCGGCATCGCCGGCGTGGCCGGCAACGGCCAGGTCGAGCTCGCCGAGGGCGTGGCCGGCGTGCGCGCGCTGCACAGCGGTGCCGTCGAGGTCGACGGCGAGCCGCTCGCCGGTCGACCGACAGCCGTCTGGCTCGAGTCGGGCGTCGCCTACGTGCCGGAGGACCGGCACCGGGACGGCATCCTGCCCTCGGCCAGCATCATGGAGAACCTCGTCCTCGGCGCCCAGCGCAGCGTCCGGTTCCGCAAGGGCCCGCTCGTCGACTGGAAGGCGGCCCGCCGCCACGCCGAGGAGGCCATCAAGACCTACTCGATCAAGGCCTCCGGCCCGACTGCTCCCGCTGCCGCCCTCTCCGGCGGCAACATGCAGCGCGTCATCCTCGCCCGCGCCTTCTCGCACCGGCCGGGCTTCCTCATCCTGCACAACCCCACCCGTGGCCTCGACATCCCCTCGACCCAGTTCGTCTACGACCGGGTCCGGGAAGCGGCCCAGGAGCACTCCGCGGTGCTGCTGATGTCCGAGGACCTCGACGAGCTGACGCACCTGTGCGACCGCATCCTGGTCCTCTACTCGGGCCGGATCGTGGGCGAGCGCCAGCGGGGCCACTACGACCAGTACGAACTCGGCCACCTCATGGCCGGTCTCGAGGACAAGGCATGA
- a CDS encoding ABC transporter permease yields MTTTATPPATTPSPTTTRRGAGLTQTLLSYVIAVLLAFVVSGIVIALLGHSPIEAFRAIVTTSFKSSFGLIETVHKWVPLVLLALAFTIPLAAGKYNIGGEGQLLVGATASAAVGITMKDSPMVVLLPLVLLVGVLAGGVYAWIAAWLMDRFGVNEILSTVLLNFVSFGIVDYVASEVWSDPAAGHPTTVPIGEGGLLPLIGAPPLHSGVFLALLVSVATVVVMRRTVPGYELRAVGTNPRAAAVHGVRIGRVAVGSLVVGGALAGFAGAIEVAGVHGKLIEGMQSNYLLLGIIIGLIARGNALAVPFVAFGIAVLEVGASAMQRSADVPMEMVLIVEALILLFLLFSDVVGARLRRSSR; encoded by the coding sequence ATGACCACCACCGCCACCCCGCCCGCCACGACACCGTCGCCGACGACCACGCGCCGAGGCGCCGGCCTGACGCAGACGCTGCTGTCCTACGTCATCGCGGTCCTGCTGGCCTTCGTGGTCTCGGGCATCGTCATCGCGCTCCTGGGGCACTCCCCCATCGAGGCGTTCCGCGCCATCGTCACCACGTCGTTCAAGTCGTCGTTCGGCCTCATCGAGACGGTGCACAAGTGGGTGCCCCTGGTGCTGCTGGCGCTGGCCTTCACGATCCCGCTGGCGGCCGGCAAGTACAACATCGGTGGCGAGGGACAGCTGCTCGTCGGCGCGACCGCCTCGGCCGCGGTCGGCATCACGATGAAGGACTCACCGATGGTGGTCCTGCTCCCCCTCGTGCTGCTGGTCGGCGTGCTCGCCGGCGGCGTCTACGCGTGGATCGCCGCATGGCTCATGGACCGGTTCGGGGTCAACGAGATCCTCAGCACGGTGCTGCTGAACTTCGTCAGCTTCGGCATCGTCGACTACGTCGCCAGCGAGGTGTGGAGCGACCCGGCCGCCGGGCACCCCACGACCGTGCCGATCGGTGAGGGCGGCCTGCTCCCCCTCATCGGGGCGCCCCCGCTGCACAGCGGCGTCTTCCTGGCGCTCCTCGTGTCGGTGGCCACCGTGGTGGTCATGCGCCGCACCGTGCCGGGCTACGAGCTGCGGGCCGTGGGCACGAACCCGCGGGCGGCCGCCGTCCACGGTGTGCGCATCGGCCGCGTAGCGGTCGGCTCGCTCGTCGTCGGTGGCGCGCTCGCCGGTTTCGCCGGGGCCATCGAGGTGGCCGGCGTCCACGGCAAGCTCATCGAGGGCATGCAGTCCAACTACCTGCTGCTCGGCATCATCATCGGGCTCATCGCCCGGGGCAACGCCCTCGCCGTGCCGTTCGTGGCCTTCGGCATCGCCGTCCTCGAGGTCGGCGCGAGCGCGATGCAGCGCAGCGCCGACGTGCCGATGGAGATGGTGCTCATCGTCGAGGCCCTGATCCTGCTGTTCCTGCTGTTCTCCGACGTCGTCGGGGCCCGTCTGAGGAGGTCCTCGCGATGA
- a CDS encoding ABC transporter permease: MNEVVPFLQLVVTAMVPFILAAQGTMLAGRAGVFNVAQEGLMMLGASVGFLVSLKMGGNPMGLLVAALVGAAFGWFLGWVTTRFRLDQFVIGLALFFAAVGIASLLYKVVIGVTLTPPLIDTLPDIKIPVLSEIPGVGQILFTQDAMVYFAFLVSGFLYWMLYRTNLGLKLRSVGENPKAADSLGVSVARTRIWCSTAGGALMALAGAYLPMTYTGTYTEGIVAGRGWLAIALAFFGGWRPQYILAGSAFFAGMEVLALRVQVGGVDIPHQFISMLPYVATLLVMMFALRWASVPAFLGRNYDRESRH, from the coding sequence ATGAACGAGGTCGTGCCGTTCCTGCAGCTCGTCGTCACGGCGATGGTGCCCTTCATCCTCGCTGCCCAGGGCACCATGCTCGCCGGCCGCGCCGGGGTGTTCAACGTGGCCCAGGAGGGCTTGATGATGCTCGGCGCCAGCGTCGGGTTCCTGGTCTCGCTGAAGATGGGCGGCAACCCGATGGGCCTGCTCGTCGCCGCCCTCGTGGGCGCCGCGTTCGGCTGGTTCCTGGGCTGGGTCACCACGCGCTTCCGCCTCGACCAGTTCGTCATCGGGCTCGCCCTGTTCTTCGCGGCCGTGGGCATCGCGTCGCTGCTCTACAAGGTGGTCATCGGCGTCACGCTCACCCCGCCGCTCATCGACACCCTGCCCGACATCAAGATCCCCGTGCTCTCGGAGATCCCGGGCGTCGGCCAGATCCTGTTCACGCAAGACGCGATGGTCTATTTCGCGTTCCTCGTCTCGGGGTTCCTCTACTGGATGCTCTACCGCACCAACCTCGGCCTCAAGCTGCGGTCGGTGGGCGAGAACCCCAAGGCCGCCGACAGCCTCGGCGTCAGCGTCGCCCGCACCCGCATCTGGTGCTCGACCGCCGGTGGCGCCCTGATGGCCCTGGCCGGCGCGTACCTGCCGATGACGTACACGGGCACCTACACCGAGGGCATCGTGGCCGGGCGTGGCTGGCTCGCCATCGCGCTGGCGTTCTTCGGCGGCTGGCGCCCGCAGTACATCCTCGCCGGCTCGGCGTTCTTCGCCGGCATGGAGGTGCTCGCCCTGCGGGTGCAGGTGGGCGGCGTCGACATCCCCCACCAGTTCATCTCGATGCTGCCGTACGTCGCGACGCTGCTCGTGATGATGTTCGCCCTTCGCTGGGCGAGCGTCCCCGCCTTCCTCGGTCGCAACTACGACCGGGAGAGCAGGCACTGA